AAATGAAAAAAATCGCTTCGTGATACCCCCTGAGGTAAGGGAGTGACCCCAATCATAAGGTAAAGCACGAGAGTGCTTTGCCGATAGCTTAGAAGTAGGTGCCTAGTTGTGGTATAATGCAACCATGATTGCAGATGTGTAAGTGTATTTCTTTAATTGGGGGAATAGCATTGACTCAAGACAATCTTCTATGGAGTGATGTTTTAGGTTTATTAAAGGATCGGATGAGCAAACCAGCTTTTGAAACCTGGTTTAAGGAAACCAAAGCTATGATAGAAGGTAATAACTGGATAATTATTACTCCCAATGAGTTTTCAAGGGATTGGTTGGAATCTAGATATTTGTCCGAAATCAAAGAGGCAATATATTCAACTACCAAAGAAGAAGCTAATGTGGCTGTGATTGTGGAGAATCAAAGTGTAGGAGTTTCCCAGCTAGATGTAAAAATAGAAAGCATACTAACCCAAATAGAATTCCTTACCCAAAATGAAAAAGTAAAAATATTATCCTTGATAAAGGACAAGTTTACAAAAGAAATAATTAGTTCGAAGCCTCAGTGTGGGGAACAAAATACAGAAAATAGTAATTACGATGAACCAAATAGGATTAGCAATCTTGAAAAAGAAGTAAAACAACTAAAGGATGAACTTACCGGACTGCATACGGAAATTAGATTACTTAAGAAAATCTTGGCTAATCAGAACTCCGGGGATACACAGGAGCAAGGGTGAGAATCTAAAACTCACCCCTGTACTGCAGCAGATTAAACTTCGTCTCCACAAAAATAATCACTTAGTTGGCTGTCCAAACGTTCTATTTGAATGAGTTGTGAGTGAGGAAATCCATCTCTATTCGTTTTCTTAGAACACATCCAACAGGAGCAATGCACCTTTCCTTTAGAAAACTGTGCAATATAGGGTACATACCATTTCAATTTCTTAGCAAGCTTCGCTTTACGCCGAAAGACTCTTTTCCGATGATGTCGATAATATGAACGACTTCGATTTTTTCGTTGTGGCTTCAATCACCATCACACTCCTTGGGATAAGGCTCAGCCTGTAACAGTCCCCCAAAGAATGATTTAAACCGTTACAGGCTGAGTGTGATGGCAATGTACAGGGTGAGAAGGTTCAATCTAATCACCTCTTAAAAATGTTATTATTTTTTATTATACAGCAATTACTTTTCGGTCATTATTTAATTTAATCTGGATTGTAATGAACGGTAAAATAGGTTACAGTTATCTATTTCAAATAGAAGGAGAAATGGCATCTACACTATAGTAGGTGTTTTTTGTTGTATTTATATTTATGGGAGCGTCAAACGTTACCCCCCAGTTAATCATGCTCACTTCAGGGTACCCCCTCAGGTAGAGGACTGACCCGAATCATAAGGTAAAGCACGAAAGTGCTTTGCCGATAGCAATTATTCCACCTAAAGTCGCCNAGCGGAATCATGAGATTATCTTATGAGTTTATTCCATTGCATCGGGTTTTCCTTTTTCATCGTAAGCGTTAAATTCTACCCACCTATTAATCATAAGGCAGAGATAATCCTCCTAAGAACTTACTTTGGAGGATTATCATGACGAGAGAGGAACAAAACCAATTATGGGAAGAACGAATGACTGCTTTTCTAGCTAGTGGTCAGAGTAGGGCTAGCAAAAAAAGTGTTCGAGAAGAACTAATTTACGTATTTAGAGTACTCAGAGGATTGACCACTTAGTTGAAAATAGCTCGATCTACAT
This Ammoniphilus sp. CFH 90114 DNA region includes the following protein-coding sequences:
- a CDS encoding DnaA N-terminal domain-containing protein, with the protein product MTQDNLLWSDVLGLLKDRMSKPAFETWFKETKAMIEGNNWIIITPNEFSRDWLESRYLSEIKEAIYSTTKEEANVAVIVENQSVGVSQLDVKIESILTQIEFLTQNEKVKILSLIKDKFTKEIISSKPQCGEQNTENSNYDEPNRISNLEKEVKQLKDELTGLHTEIRLLKKILANQNSGDTQEQG